In the Saccharococcus thermophilus genome, ATTGCTTGATCGTTTGGCAAGCAAATTATTTCATAATGATACGAATCGATAGGGGGATATAACGTCGCTAAATAGGCGTGAACGAACATTCAATCCTTTCCTGTAAAGAGCATATTAGGAATTGTTTTTACAAAATAGATTGAATAATGTTAATATTGTGTTGTGGGAGAACATTCCATTCGTGCTTGCTGTATCGTGTCATTATCTCGTTTTAATAATTAAAAATAAAGGAAGTGAAAAAATGGACGATCGCACGTTTCGCAACGCGATGGGGAAATTCGCGACGGGCGTCACGGTGGTGACTACGGAATTCCAAGGGGAAGTCAAAGGAATGACGGCCAACGCCTTTATGTCTGTTTCCTTGAATCCAAAGTTAGTAGTCGTTTCCATCGGAGAAAAGGCACGGATGAATCCGATTGTCAAGCAAACGGGCAAATTTGCCGTCAACATTTTGGCAAGAGAGCAAGAAGATCTTTCCCGTCTGTTTGCCGGACAATTAAAGGAAGAGAAAAAAGTAGATTTCCAATGGGTAGATGGGCATCCGATTTTGCCTGACGCGCTGGCCAATATTTTATGTAACGTGCACAGCTCCTATGTGGCAGGGGATCATACACTGTACTTCGGTGAAGTGACGGACATCTTGATGAAAGATGAAGCTGGAGATCCGTTATTATTCTTTGAAGGCAAATATCGGAGCATCGCGAAAGAATAAGAAAGCAAAAACTGCCCGGAAAGGGGCAGTTTTTATTTTTTCAATACATCATGGTCAACATACCGTTCGCCGTTCAGTTCGCTAATGACGTTAATGGCCACTTTCGCTCCGTCGCCGGCGGTGATGATCGTATGTACGCTGACGCCGGCTACCGTTCCTGCCGCCCAAATGCCATCGATGTTTGTTTTTCCGTTTGCGTCTACATCGATGATCGTCTTAATGCGCGGTTCCGTTCCTGGTTTGGTGTTGACCCCGATTTTCGCGGCGAGATCGGTTGCCACTCCGGTTGCTAAAATCACATGCTTCGCTTCAAATGAATCATTGTCCGTTTGAATGCGGAATCCGTTTTCCAATTTTTCTATATCTGTTACTTGGGCGTTTACTAGCTCCGCGCCGAATTTTGTCGCTTGTTTTTTTCCGATTTCAACTAAATCCGGACCTGTTATTTCCATAACCCCATAGTGGTTTTCGATCCAAGCGCGTTTTGTTATGCTTTTATCGTTGTCAATCAATAACGTCTTCTTTCCCGCTTTCGCCGTAAAAATAGCCGCGCTAGCCCCCGCTGGTCCTGCGCCGATAATCGCGATGTCATACATCTTTTTTATCCTCCCCATGGTTTAGAATATTTAAACAATATTTATTATAACACGATTAGAAAATTCATCCAATCAAGATGCTCATTTAAATTATAATAATTATAATTTTATATTCATTTTAATTAAATAAAATATATAATTGAATATAGAAACGGAAATAAGGAGAGAAGCAAAAATGAAAAAACCGCTTATTTGCGAACAATGCCATCAGCCGATTCGCCGGTTAAAACATTCGATTCTTTGTCAATGCGGAATGAAGATGGTTCAACATAAGTAAGGGAATTGGAATAGACGGCACTAAAGTCATAGATAAACATGACCAGCAAAATTTCTGGCGTTATTGATAAACGAAGTAGAAAAAGGATTGAATCATATCATTTCGACGGCTAACCTAAAAATCTTGGTTAGCTGTTTTATTTTTTGTAACTATTCCTATTACTGTGATTTCGATCCATTCGTAGGAAAATGTATCTATATGTAAACCTATATATAAAATGTGGTTGACAATTAATAGATTGTCAGGCAAAATAAGAGAAAAATATGGGATTGGAGGGAAAGGGATGAAAACGAAATCGCTTTTGTTAGCAGCGATGTTTGCCGCGCTTACGGCCATTGGCGGGTTTATCAAAATTCCGGTTCCATATGTGCCGTTTACATTACAAATCGCTTCCGTTTATCTAGCGGGATGTTTATTAGGGCCGAAGCTGGGAATGCTGAGCCAGCTTGTCTATGTGCTTATCGGTCTTGCAGGAGCACCCGTGTTTGCGGAAGGAGGGGGACCTAGCTATGTGTTTCAGCCGACGTTTGGTTATTTGATCGGTTTTGTTTTGGGGGCCTATGTCAACGGGTGGATGATGCAAGCCTTTCAATTTCGCAGGGCAGTGACTATTTTTCTGGCGAATTTATCTACTCTTTTGGTTGTTTATTTCTTTGGATGCGCCTGGTTATACATAGCGATGAAATGGATTGTGGAAAAGCCGCTTACCATTGGACAAACGTTGTGGTTTGGCTTTGTGCTTCCTGTACCTGGTGATCTATTGTTATGTGCTGTTTGTTCTGTGCTTGTTGCACGTATATTACCGCGTATTCACATCGTCATTCGTAAACAGGAGGTGGTTTCCTAATGGGAAAAGCAATATTTATAACCGGAACGGGAACAGAGATTGGTAAGACGGTGGCAACCTCTTTCCTTGCTTTCGTTTTCCAAAAGATGGGGTTGAATACCAAAGTATTTAAACCAATTCAAACAGGCTTAGCGGAAGATGGAGTTTCGTTTGCCGATCAATATTGGTACGAGAAGGTTGTGGGACTGCCGCAATCAGAAGGGTTATATTATATGGAACCTGCCGTTTCGCCGCATCTAGCAGCAACATTAACGAATACCACTATTGACCCGGCATTGATAGCGGAGAGAATTGAACAATGGAAACGTCAATACGATATCGTTCTTGTCGAGGGGGCGGGAGGTTTGGCTGTCCCGCTAATAGAGAAGGAACAAGGGTTTTATATGACAAACGATTTGATTAGAGAATACAACATTCCAATTATCATCGTTTCCTTAGCAGGGCTTGGCGCGATCCATCATACAGTGACAACCGTATCTTACGCACAGCAGCAAGGCATTCGTGTTCTTGGGTTGATTTTTAATCAATTTAATGCCGAAAGCATCATTCATGTTAATAATATTGAAACAATAAAAAAAATGTTAGATTTGCCGATCATCGCCACACTGCCATCCCTTGCGAAGGTGACGAAGCATACGATGATGGCGTTGGCGGAACGTTGGTTAGAGAAAAACGAGCAAAAGCAGTTGTTACAGGAGGTGCTGTCCGTTGAAGTATAGTTATGAACAACTAGAACAATGGGATAAAGAGTATGTGTGGCACCCGTTTACTCAAATGAAAACATATGTGCAAGAACATCCGCTGATTATTGAGCGAGGAAACGGAAGCTACTTATTTGATGTCAATGGAAACAAATATTTGGACGGATATGCCTCATTATGGGTAAACGTCCACGGCCATAATGATCCTGAACTAAATGAAGCGTTGCACATGCAAATCGAAACGATCGCGCATTCGACCTTGCTTGGGTCGGCCAATGTGCCTTCGATTTTATTGGCGAAAAAGCTGATTGAGCTTTGGCCGGGGCTTTCGAAAGTGTTTTATTCCGACACGGGTGCCGCCGCGGTGGAAATTGCGTTAAAAATGGCGTACCAATATTGGAAAAACATCGATCCAGTTAAATATGCGAAAAAAAATAAATTTGTTTCTTTAAAGGAAGCGTATCATGGGGATACGGTCGGCGCTGTGAGTGTCGGCGGAATGGACTTATACCATCGCATTTTTAAGCCGCTGTTGTTTGAACGAATAGAAGTTCCTTCTCCATATGTGTATCGCATGGACGAATACGGCGATGAAGAGGAGATTGTCAGCTATTGTTTACAACAGCTTGAAGATGTGCTGGCACACCATCATGGGGAAATTGCCGGCATGATCGTGGAGCCGCTTGTTCAAGGGGCTGCGGGCATCATTACACATCCAAAAGGATTTTTAAAAGGTGTTGAAACACTTTGCCGGAAATATGGTGTGCTGCTTATTTGCGATGAGGTCGCCGTCGGGTTTGGAAGAACAGGAACGCTGTTTGCGTGCGAACAAGAAGATGTTCATCCGGAT is a window encoding:
- a CDS encoding FAD-dependent oxidoreductase, with product MYDIAIIGAGPAGASAAIFTAKAGKKTLLIDNDKSITKRAWIENHYGVMEITGPDLVEIGKKQATKFGAELVNAQVTDIEKLENGFRIQTDNDSFEAKHVILATGVATDLAAKIGVNTKPGTEPRIKTIIDVDANGKTNIDGIWAAGTVAGVSVHTIITAGDGAKVAINVISELNGERYVDHDVLKK
- the bioD gene encoding dethiobiotin synthase, whose product is MGKAIFITGTGTEIGKTVATSFLAFVFQKMGLNTKVFKPIQTGLAEDGVSFADQYWYEKVVGLPQSEGLYYMEPAVSPHLAATLTNTTIDPALIAERIEQWKRQYDIVLVEGAGGLAVPLIEKEQGFYMTNDLIREYNIPIIIVSLAGLGAIHHTVTTVSYAQQQGIRVLGLIFNQFNAESIIHVNNIETIKKMLDLPIIATLPSLAKVTKHTMMALAERWLEKNEQKQLLQEVLSVEV
- the bioA gene encoding adenosylmethionine--8-amino-7-oxononanoate transaminase gives rise to the protein MKYSYEQLEQWDKEYVWHPFTQMKTYVQEHPLIIERGNGSYLFDVNGNKYLDGYASLWVNVHGHNDPELNEALHMQIETIAHSTLLGSANVPSILLAKKLIELWPGLSKVFYSDTGAAAVEIALKMAYQYWKNIDPVKYAKKNKFVSLKEAYHGDTVGAVSVGGMDLYHRIFKPLLFERIEVPSPYVYRMDEYGDEEEIVSYCLQQLEDVLAHHHGEIAGMIVEPLVQGAAGIITHPKGFLKGVETLCRKYGVLLICDEVAVGFGRTGTLFACEQEDVHPDIVCLGKGITGGYLPLAATLTTEDVYAAFLGDVDEDKTFYHGHTYTGNQLSCSVALKNIELIEKRNLVENVRKKAEMLAKKLEMLYEIPIVGDIRQKGLMVGIEIVQDRNTKQIFPRSEMIEHRIILEARKRGLIVRPLGPVITFIPVLAMTEDQMETAVHILFDSIAEMAKVVR
- a CDS encoding biotin transporter BioY, producing the protein MKTKSLLLAAMFAALTAIGGFIKIPVPYVPFTLQIASVYLAGCLLGPKLGMLSQLVYVLIGLAGAPVFAEGGGPSYVFQPTFGYLIGFVLGAYVNGWMMQAFQFRRAVTIFLANLSTLLVVYFFGCAWLYIAMKWIVEKPLTIGQTLWFGFVLPVPGDLLLCAVCSVLVARILPRIHIVIRKQEVVS
- a CDS encoding flavin reductase family protein encodes the protein MDDRTFRNAMGKFATGVTVVTTEFQGEVKGMTANAFMSVSLNPKLVVVSIGEKARMNPIVKQTGKFAVNILAREQEDLSRLFAGQLKEEKKVDFQWVDGHPILPDALANILCNVHSSYVAGDHTLYFGEVTDILMKDEAGDPLLFFEGKYRSIAKE